A window of Longispora fulva contains these coding sequences:
- a CDS encoding response regulator transcription factor: MRVLLVEDEAALAETVRQGLVAQGFAVDVAGTGTDGLWAARETAYDVVICDIMLPGLNGYEVCRQLRAAGVWTPVLMLTAKDGEHDEADAFDLGADDYLTKPFSFVVLVARLHALARRGRPERPVVLVVGDLTLDPTRRVATWRGEQVALTSREFSVLHFLMRHRGDVVTRTQILAGVWDSAFDGDSNIVEVYIGYLRRKLDPGSGPPVIETIRGAGYRLTDNR; the protein is encoded by the coding sequence GTGCGGGTACTGCTGGTCGAGGACGAGGCGGCGCTGGCCGAGACGGTCCGCCAGGGCCTGGTCGCCCAGGGCTTCGCCGTCGACGTGGCGGGCACCGGCACCGACGGGCTGTGGGCGGCCCGGGAGACCGCCTACGACGTGGTGATCTGCGACATCATGCTCCCGGGCCTCAACGGGTATGAGGTGTGCCGTCAGCTCCGGGCCGCCGGAGTGTGGACCCCGGTGCTGATGCTCACCGCCAAGGACGGAGAGCACGACGAGGCCGACGCGTTCGACCTCGGAGCCGATGACTACCTGACCAAACCGTTCAGCTTCGTGGTCCTCGTCGCCCGGCTGCACGCGCTCGCGCGCCGGGGCCGCCCGGAACGACCCGTCGTCCTCGTCGTCGGCGACCTGACCCTCGACCCCACGCGGCGGGTGGCCACGTGGCGCGGCGAACAGGTGGCCTTGACGTCGCGGGAGTTCAGCGTGCTGCACTTCCTGATGCGTCACCGCGGAGACGTGGTGACGCGGACCCAGATCCTCGCCGGGGTGTGGGACTCCGCGTTCGACGGCGACTCCAACATCGTCGAGGTGTACATCGGCTACCTGCGCCGCAAACTCGACCCCGGCTCAGGACCGCCGGTCATCGAGACCATACGCGGCGCCGGCTACCGGCTCACCGACAACCGGTAG